One segment of Brassica napus cultivar Da-Ae chromosome C3, Da-Ae, whole genome shotgun sequence DNA contains the following:
- the LOC106402257 gene encoding beta-glucosidase 40 isoform X2, translating into MNKEMAPRRLTMMTMTIIMMMVTMDKTCICAEEISRGSFPKGFVFGTASSAFQHEGAVKEDGRGSTITDFSNADVAVDQYHRYEEDVQLMKNMGMDAYRFSISWARIFPNGVGQINEAGIDHYNKLINALLAKGIEPYVTLYHWDLPQALHDRYLGWLNPQIINDFAAYAEVCFQRFGDRVKHWITFNEPHTFSIQGYDVGLQAPGRCSILFKLTCRSGNSSTEPYIVGHNVILTHATVSDIYRKKYKAKQGGSLGIAFDVMWYEPESNNREDMEAAQRAQDFQLGWFLDPLMFGDYPSSMRSRVESRLPVFTGSQSALIKGSLDFVGINHYTTYYARNNATNLIGTLLHDAISDSGTVTLPFKGLSAIGDRASSIWLYIVPRGMRSLMNYVKHRYGNPPVFITENGMDDSNSILIPRKEALKDAKRIRYHHDYLSSLQAAIKEDGCNVKGYFVWSLLDNWEWAAGYSSRFGLYFVDYRDKLKRYPKDSVHWFTSFLNSTS; encoded by the exons ATGAACAAAGAGATGGCTCCAAGAAGATTAACCATGATGACGATGACCATAATTATGATGATGGTGACGATGGATAAGACATGCATATGTGCTGAGGAAATTTCCAGAGGCAGTTTCCCAAAAGGCTTTGTCTTCGGAACTGCTTCTTCTGCTTTTCAG CACGAGGGAGCAGTAAAGGAAGATGGAAGAGGTTCTACT ATCACTGATTTTAGCAACGCCGATGTTGCTGTTGATCAGTACCACCGGTACGAG GAAGATGTACAACTCATGAAGAATATGGGAATGGACGCTTATAGATTTTCCATTTCGTGGGCTCGCATTTTTCCAA ATGGTGTGGGACAAATAAACGAAGCCGGAATCGATCACTACAACAAACTCATAAATGCTTTACTAGCTAAAG GGATCGAGCCGTATGTGACGTTGTACCATTGGGACCTTCCTCAGGCACTCCATGATCGATACCTCGGTTGGCTAAACCCACAAATCAT AAATGATTTTGCAGCTTATGCAGAGGTTTGTTTCCAGAGATTTGGAGATAGAGTGAAGCATTGGATCACGTTCAACGAGCCACACACATTCTCTATACAAGGCTATGACGTTGGTCTACAAGCTCCAGGTCGTTGCTCTATTCTTTTTAAGCTCACTTGTCGCTCCGGAAACTCATCTACCGAGCCTTACATCGTCGGTCACAATGTCATTCTAACTCACGCCACCGTATCAGATATCTACAGGAAAAAGTACAAG GCAAAGCAAGGAGGTTCACTAGGGATAGCGTTTGACGTAATGTGGTATGAACCGGAATCAAACAATAGAGAGGACATGGAAGCTGCACAAAGAGCTCAAGACTTTCAACTTGGGTG GTTTTTGGATCCGTTGATGTTTGGGGATTACCCGAGTTCGATGAGAAGCAGAGTCGAAAGCAGATTGCCAGTGTTTACAGGATCTCAATCTGCTCTGATAAAGGGTTCCCTAGATTTTGTAGGGATTAATCATTACACAACGTACTATGCAAGAAACAATGCCACTAATCTCATTGGCACTCTCCTACACGATGCTATTTCTGATTCTGGAACCGTCACTCTAC CTTTCAAGGGTTTAAGCGCAATTGGAGATAGG GCCAGTTCGATATGGTTGTACATAGTGCCTAGAGGGATGAGAAGCTTGATGAATTACGTCAAGCATAGATATGGAAACCCTCCAGTCTTTATCACTGAAAATG GAATGGACGATTCAAACAGCATTCTGATCCCAAGGAAAGAAGCTCTCAAAGATGCAAAGAGAATCAGATACCATCATGATTATCTATCGAGTTTACAAGCTGCGATTAAAGAGGATGGTTGCAATGTGAAAGGATACTTTGTGTGGTCGTTACTGGACAATTGGGAATGGGCAGCTGGTTACAGCTCAAGATTTGGTCTCTACTTTGTTGATTATAGAGACAAGCTTAAGAGATACCCTAAGGACTCTGTTCATTGGTTCACTTCTTTCTTGAACTCCACTTCTTGA
- the LOC106402257 gene encoding beta-glucosidase 40 isoform X1, which yields MNKEMAPRRLTMMTMTIIMMMVTMDKTCICAEEISRGSFPKGFVFGTASSAFQHEGAVKEDGRGSTIWDTFSHTFGKITDFSNADVAVDQYHRYEEDVQLMKNMGMDAYRFSISWARIFPNGVGQINEAGIDHYNKLINALLAKGIEPYVTLYHWDLPQALHDRYLGWLNPQIINDFAAYAEVCFQRFGDRVKHWITFNEPHTFSIQGYDVGLQAPGRCSILFKLTCRSGNSSTEPYIVGHNVILTHATVSDIYRKKYKAKQGGSLGIAFDVMWYEPESNNREDMEAAQRAQDFQLGWFLDPLMFGDYPSSMRSRVESRLPVFTGSQSALIKGSLDFVGINHYTTYYARNNATNLIGTLLHDAISDSGTVTLPFKGLSAIGDRASSIWLYIVPRGMRSLMNYVKHRYGNPPVFITENGMDDSNSILIPRKEALKDAKRIRYHHDYLSSLQAAIKEDGCNVKGYFVWSLLDNWEWAAGYSSRFGLYFVDYRDKLKRYPKDSVHWFTSFLNSTS from the exons ATGAACAAAGAGATGGCTCCAAGAAGATTAACCATGATGACGATGACCATAATTATGATGATGGTGACGATGGATAAGACATGCATATGTGCTGAGGAAATTTCCAGAGGCAGTTTCCCAAAAGGCTTTGTCTTCGGAACTGCTTCTTCTGCTTTTCAG CACGAGGGAGCAGTAAAGGAAGATGGAAGAGGTTCTACTATATGGGACACCTTCTCCCACACTTTTGGTAAAATCACTGATTTTAGCAACGCCGATGTTGCTGTTGATCAGTACCACCGGTACGAG GAAGATGTACAACTCATGAAGAATATGGGAATGGACGCTTATAGATTTTCCATTTCGTGGGCTCGCATTTTTCCAA ATGGTGTGGGACAAATAAACGAAGCCGGAATCGATCACTACAACAAACTCATAAATGCTTTACTAGCTAAAG GGATCGAGCCGTATGTGACGTTGTACCATTGGGACCTTCCTCAGGCACTCCATGATCGATACCTCGGTTGGCTAAACCCACAAATCAT AAATGATTTTGCAGCTTATGCAGAGGTTTGTTTCCAGAGATTTGGAGATAGAGTGAAGCATTGGATCACGTTCAACGAGCCACACACATTCTCTATACAAGGCTATGACGTTGGTCTACAAGCTCCAGGTCGTTGCTCTATTCTTTTTAAGCTCACTTGTCGCTCCGGAAACTCATCTACCGAGCCTTACATCGTCGGTCACAATGTCATTCTAACTCACGCCACCGTATCAGATATCTACAGGAAAAAGTACAAG GCAAAGCAAGGAGGTTCACTAGGGATAGCGTTTGACGTAATGTGGTATGAACCGGAATCAAACAATAGAGAGGACATGGAAGCTGCACAAAGAGCTCAAGACTTTCAACTTGGGTG GTTTTTGGATCCGTTGATGTTTGGGGATTACCCGAGTTCGATGAGAAGCAGAGTCGAAAGCAGATTGCCAGTGTTTACAGGATCTCAATCTGCTCTGATAAAGGGTTCCCTAGATTTTGTAGGGATTAATCATTACACAACGTACTATGCAAGAAACAATGCCACTAATCTCATTGGCACTCTCCTACACGATGCTATTTCTGATTCTGGAACCGTCACTCTAC CTTTCAAGGGTTTAAGCGCAATTGGAGATAGG GCCAGTTCGATATGGTTGTACATAGTGCCTAGAGGGATGAGAAGCTTGATGAATTACGTCAAGCATAGATATGGAAACCCTCCAGTCTTTATCACTGAAAATG GAATGGACGATTCAAACAGCATTCTGATCCCAAGGAAAGAAGCTCTCAAAGATGCAAAGAGAATCAGATACCATCATGATTATCTATCGAGTTTACAAGCTGCGATTAAAGAGGATGGTTGCAATGTGAAAGGATACTTTGTGTGGTCGTTACTGGACAATTGGGAATGGGCAGCTGGTTACAGCTCAAGATTTGGTCTCTACTTTGTTGATTATAGAGACAAGCTTAAGAGATACCCTAAGGACTCTGTTCATTGGTTCACTTCTTTCTTGAACTCCACTTCTTGA
- the LOC106402257 gene encoding beta-glucosidase 40 isoform X3, with protein MKNMGMDAYRFSISWARIFPNGVGQINEAGIDHYNKLINALLAKGIEPYVTLYHWDLPQALHDRYLGWLNPQIINDFAAYAEVCFQRFGDRVKHWITFNEPHTFSIQGYDVGLQAPGRCSILFKLTCRSGNSSTEPYIVGHNVILTHATVSDIYRKKYKAKQGGSLGIAFDVMWYEPESNNREDMEAAQRAQDFQLGWFLDPLMFGDYPSSMRSRVESRLPVFTGSQSALIKGSLDFVGINHYTTYYARNNATNLIGTLLHDAISDSGTVTLPFKGLSAIGDRASSIWLYIVPRGMRSLMNYVKHRYGNPPVFITENGMDDSNSILIPRKEALKDAKRIRYHHDYLSSLQAAIKEDGCNVKGYFVWSLLDNWEWAAGYSSRFGLYFVDYRDKLKRYPKDSVHWFTSFLNSTS; from the exons ATGAAGAATATGGGAATGGACGCTTATAGATTTTCCATTTCGTGGGCTCGCATTTTTCCAA ATGGTGTGGGACAAATAAACGAAGCCGGAATCGATCACTACAACAAACTCATAAATGCTTTACTAGCTAAAG GGATCGAGCCGTATGTGACGTTGTACCATTGGGACCTTCCTCAGGCACTCCATGATCGATACCTCGGTTGGCTAAACCCACAAATCAT AAATGATTTTGCAGCTTATGCAGAGGTTTGTTTCCAGAGATTTGGAGATAGAGTGAAGCATTGGATCACGTTCAACGAGCCACACACATTCTCTATACAAGGCTATGACGTTGGTCTACAAGCTCCAGGTCGTTGCTCTATTCTTTTTAAGCTCACTTGTCGCTCCGGAAACTCATCTACCGAGCCTTACATCGTCGGTCACAATGTCATTCTAACTCACGCCACCGTATCAGATATCTACAGGAAAAAGTACAAG GCAAAGCAAGGAGGTTCACTAGGGATAGCGTTTGACGTAATGTGGTATGAACCGGAATCAAACAATAGAGAGGACATGGAAGCTGCACAAAGAGCTCAAGACTTTCAACTTGGGTG GTTTTTGGATCCGTTGATGTTTGGGGATTACCCGAGTTCGATGAGAAGCAGAGTCGAAAGCAGATTGCCAGTGTTTACAGGATCTCAATCTGCTCTGATAAAGGGTTCCCTAGATTTTGTAGGGATTAATCATTACACAACGTACTATGCAAGAAACAATGCCACTAATCTCATTGGCACTCTCCTACACGATGCTATTTCTGATTCTGGAACCGTCACTCTAC CTTTCAAGGGTTTAAGCGCAATTGGAGATAGG GCCAGTTCGATATGGTTGTACATAGTGCCTAGAGGGATGAGAAGCTTGATGAATTACGTCAAGCATAGATATGGAAACCCTCCAGTCTTTATCACTGAAAATG GAATGGACGATTCAAACAGCATTCTGATCCCAAGGAAAGAAGCTCTCAAAGATGCAAAGAGAATCAGATACCATCATGATTATCTATCGAGTTTACAAGCTGCGATTAAAGAGGATGGTTGCAATGTGAAAGGATACTTTGTGTGGTCGTTACTGGACAATTGGGAATGGGCAGCTGGTTACAGCTCAAGATTTGGTCTCTACTTTGTTGATTATAGAGACAAGCTTAAGAGATACCCTAAGGACTCTGTTCATTGGTTCACTTCTTTCTTGAACTCCACTTCTTGA
- the LOC106397593 gene encoding peptidyl-prolyl cis-trans isomerase NIMA-interacting 4-like: MVGNLLIISLRGLSQIAAEYSECPSGKKGGDLGWFPRGKMAGPFQDVAFNTPVGVTSAPFKSTHGYHIILSEGRKY; this comes from the exons ATGGTGGGGAATCTTCTTATCATATCTTTGCGTGGACTGTCCCAGATTGCAGCAGAGTACTCGGAGTGCCCATCAGGGAAAAAAGGAGGAGATCTTGGATGGTTCCCTAGAGGAAAGATGGCAGGTCCATTCCAAGATGTCGCCTTCAACACACCTGTTGGTGTCACTAGTGCACCTTTCAAATCTAC GCATGGATACCACATCATCTTGTCGGAAGGAAGGAAATACTGA